Genomic window (Prosthecochloris aestuarii DSM 271):
ACCACTCAATATCACCGCGAACGTTTTTCGACCCCGGCAGGATAACCGCCTGATAGCCATCAAGGGCTTTTGCATGATGCAGATAATGCAGCTCAACACCCTCCTCGCGTTCCAAAACAGCAAAATCGGTAAAATTTGAAATATGAGGAAAATAGATGACAGCAATACTGATTTTCCCGGGGTCAGGCGAGCCTGAGGGATCGACAATGGTCTGTAGCGGAACGGCGTCCTCGGAATCAATCGAAAATCCCCGGAAAAAAGGAACAACACCGAGCACAGGAATCCCTGAATGCTCTTCAAGAAAACGAACACCATCCTCAAACAGCGAGATGTCTCCACGAAAACGGTTGACCAGCACGCCTGAAATCCGCGCTTTTGCTTCCGGAGGCAGCACCGAAACTGTTCCGATCACCTGAGCGAACACACCTCCCCGATCGATATCGGCGACAAGAATCACCGGAGCATCAGCTGCTTCGGCAGTTTTAAAATTGACAAAGTCCCTGTCGTAAAGATTCATTTCCGCACATGATCCAGCCCCCTCGATCACAAGCATATCGTGGGCTGCCTGAAGCCGCCTGAGACTCTCGAACGCAGCTTCAGCCCAGGGCCGGGTGTTGCCGAAATAATCCCTGGCTGAACGGTTCGCAACCGCTTTGCCCTGCAGTACAACCTGAGCGCCGGTATCGGTATTGGGTTTGAGCAGAACAGGGTTCATGTCCGCAGTCGGGACCACCCTGGCCGCTTCTGCCTGCACCACCTGTGCCCGACCTATCTCAAAACCATCAGGTGTCACCCCGGAGTTGTTGGACATATTCTGCGCCTTGAAGGGTGCCACATCAATACCCTCGTTGCTGAATATTCTGCACAAGGCGGTCGCAATGACGCTTTTGCCGACATCGGATGCAGTGCCGAAAACCGCGAGATTCTTCATAGCGCTCTCTGTCCCCACTGTTCACGGTGAACAAGTCTGTCAAGCTCCATTCTCGGAAGCCAACCGGCCTGTTCAAGCTCAGGCGTTTCATGAAAAAAAGACACGTACCCGACACACAGCCAGGCGACAGGAACGATATCGTCTGGAATACCGAGCGCCTCGCGGATGTGTTCGTGATGGACGATACTGACCCACCCGACACCAAGATTTTCAGCTCTTGCGGCAAGCCAGAGGTTCTGCACCGCACATACCGTACTGTAGAGATCCATTTCGGGGTTCGCCGTACGGCCGATAACCACATCCCCGCTGCGTTGACGGTCGCAGGTCACACAAATCCCGAGCGGAGCCTCCATAATCCCTTCGAGCTTGAACGAACAATACTGCTCACGCTTCTCCTCAGAAAACATCTCAGCAGCCTCGCGATGAGCGATTTCAAAACCATCCTTGACCTTCTCCCGCACCGCAGGATCGCGAACAACGATAAAGTCCCACGGCTGCATAAAACCTACGCTAGGCGCATGATGCGCTGCCTGCAGTACCCTTGAGAGAACCTCATCCTGAACCGGCGTATCGACATACTGACCACGCACGTCGCGACGACTGTAAATAACCTTGTAGAGCGCTTCGCGCTCGGAGCAGCTTACCATCTTGAATTGATATAATTAATTAAGAATAGAGATCTTTACAATGCTCCCTCGCATCAGGACGTAATTGCTCATATCCTGATGCGAACAAACAACAATATCAATCAATAGATAAGCTTGATCCCCGCATAAGCCGATCTGCCGGGAGTAGCGTATCGCCATGCATCTTCATAATCCTCATCGAACAGATTATCAACCCGACCATACAATGCAATAGAATCAGTCAGCTGACAGGATCCCGAAAGATTGACGAGAAAATAACTGTCAAGCTTATTCGTCACGATACAATTCTCGTCTTTCGCTCCGCTATCCTTCCGCGATCCAACCCATCTCAGGCTAGTGCTCAGCTTCGTCTTTTCGGAAAGATCATAGGTTCCACTCAAAGCGACCTTATTTTTCGGACGCCTCAGCAACTGACTGCCATCGGGATCTTCAGTCAGGGTATAGGTATAGTTGAACGTGAGAAAAAAGTCGTTCGACGCAGCCCACTCAGCAAAACTCTCCACCCCGAAGGTTTTGGTTTTGCCATCTACCTGGGCATAGGTCCATGTGTTCATATCAAAGTCAATACGATCCTCATAATCGATACGGAAGTAGGTCACCCCAACTTTAACATCGTCCGAAAAGCTGTGTTCAAATCCTGCATCCCACCCTTTGCTGGTCTCGGCAGAAAGATCCTCATTACCATAAGGAGAATACAGCTGGTAAAGCGACGGAGCCCTGAAGGCAGTTCCGTAACTGCATTTAAAGACCGTATGGTCAACAGTCCAGGAAGGGGCGAACCTGAAAGTCGTCTCACCGCCGAACTGTTCATTGTCCTCATAGCGAATGCCACCGATCAGTTGCACCCCGTCTGAACGCCACTGATCCTGAATAAAGATACTGTTCGAGGAAATATCCTGATCAATAGCCGAAGCATACATACCGAAACTCTCATTCTGCATGCTTTCATGCTGATAATTCAGGCCGGCACTGATGGTATTGTTATCAGCCACAGCAAGATCACCCTGCCACCCCAACTCATAGAGATAACCGTGATACGTACTTGACAATGCTCCATCTGTCAGGTAATCGCGATCCTGTCTGTTGAAATTATAATACATCGTCGACACCAGAGGCTCGTAATCCATTGTCAAAGCAACCCGACCATTCAACTGTTCCGCGTCCTGCTCGTTACCGACAACATCCACACCAGGACCATCGTATTGCGAATTCGCATTGGTATACCTCATAACCGTTTCAAAGGTGACATGCTCATTCAGATGCAAGCCGATGTTTCCGGACAAAGAGGTATTTTCGTATCCATCATCTTCAAAAGACTCCCCTGCCGGATTGACACATGAATTCTCTTCATCAGTAGCCGAAAAGCCATCACTTTTCAGACGGGATGCAGAAAATGAATAGTCAAAGATCCCTTTCCTGCCGTTGGCACCGGCATAATACTTGTAAGTACTATACGATCCACCTTCGATCCCGGCATAAGCTTCAGGGGTTGACGAGCCCTTTTTCGTAATGATATTAATTAAACCTGCCGAAGCCCCGGATCCGAATAAAAGACTTGCGGGTCCGCGAACAATCTCGATGCGCTCGATATTATCAGTCGTCAAATGAGACAGGTTTGGTGAGCGACTTCCTTCTGCAGGATCATTGGCCGGAACACCGTCAATAAGGACAAGCGTATATTTTGAA
Coding sequences:
- a CDS encoding cobyric acid synthase; translation: MKNLAVFGTASDVGKSVIATALCRIFSNEGIDVAPFKAQNMSNNSGVTPDGFEIGRAQVVQAEAARVVPTADMNPVLLKPNTDTGAQVVLQGKAVANRSARDYFGNTRPWAEAAFESLRRLQAAHDMLVIEGAGSCAEMNLYDRDFVNFKTAEAADAPVILVADIDRGGVFAQVIGTVSVLPPEAKARISGVLVNRFRGDISLFEDGVRFLEEHSGIPVLGVVPFFRGFSIDSEDAVPLQTIVDPSGSPDPGKISIAVIYFPHISNFTDFAVLEREEGVELHYLHHAKALDGYQAVILPGSKNVRGDIEWLRQQGWESRLEDFRRNGGVIAGICGGYQMLGRSIADPYGVEGVPGRTAGLDLLPVETVLQQEKTLCNARGVMSGNGYSVHGYEIHMGETSCHGDALPLFDVTTRNGIAVSARDGVMTSDTKVFGTYFHGVFDAPLFRHWFFRQLSASYTPSERTEDRDEDYNRLARHVAAHLDLDKLYRIIEK
- the bluB gene encoding 5,6-dimethylbenzimidazole synthase, producing the protein MVSCSEREALYKVIYSRRDVRGQYVDTPVQDEVLSRVLQAAHHAPSVGFMQPWDFIVVRDPAVREKVKDGFEIAHREAAEMFSEEKREQYCSFKLEGIMEAPLGICVTCDRQRSGDVVIGRTANPEMDLYSTVCAVQNLWLAARAENLGVGWVSIVHHEHIREALGIPDDIVPVAWLCVGYVSFFHETPELEQAGWLPRMELDRLVHREQWGQRAL
- a CDS encoding TonB-dependent receptor plug domain-containing protein; this encodes MKKQFFLFVAVGLLATGVVRGDDVSEGKALKRYNSDELVVSATKTLNSISDAGGSSVTVITAEEIENSGQQSVEEVLKGNPGIDIASNGGPGTNTSIFLRGADSKYTLVLIDGVPANDPAEGSRSPNLSHLTTDNIERIEIVRGPASLLFGSGASAGLINIITKKGSSTPEAYAGIEGGSYSTYKYYAGANGRKGIFDYSFSASRLKSDGFSATDEENSCVNPAGESFEDDGYENTSLSGNIGLHLNEHVTFETVMRYTNANSQYDGPGVDVVGNEQDAEQLNGRVALTMDYEPLVSTMYYNFNRQDRDYLTDGALSSTYHGYLYELGWQGDLAVADNNTISAGLNYQHESMQNESFGMYASAIDQDISSNSIFIQDQWRSDGVQLIGGIRYEDNEQFGGETTFRFAPSWTVDHTVFKCSYGTAFRAPSLYQLYSPYGNEDLSAETSKGWDAGFEHSFSDDVKVGVTYFRIDYEDRIDFDMNTWTYAQVDGKTKTFGVESFAEWAASNDFFLTFNYTYTLTEDPDGSQLLRRPKNKVALSGTYDLSEKTKLSTSLRWVGSRKDSGAKDENCIVTNKLDSYFLVNLSGSCQLTDSIALYGRVDNLFDEDYEDAWRYATPGRSAYAGIKLIY